The proteins below come from a single Manduca sexta isolate Smith_Timp_Sample1 unplaced genomic scaffold, JHU_Msex_v1.0 HiC_scaffold_1704, whole genome shotgun sequence genomic window:
- the LOC115443545 gene encoding spermatogenesis-associated protein 17, which translates to MASVNRLLPPPHVFYTELQERADLAEERRHKRFLAVLLLQRFARGFLIRKHIAWLSQNATIIQCAFRVHIARKAYRMALRRAVRHKHAKHYDRAGKIIQALWRGHYSRRTKFCYRSYRRWLVTVTERGERRVAEAIEFGIRSRADDLRILEEEARQWLAFVVFKLHHLLRTYVCAGVYSEPGTTQLSEFEKLLKSIHYTDYMKRLKRKYDEFVRKHRPGFSNKRLFPIIGDGSDYWYLSLAEMYELTAPRPKKEDTRHLARHHGAIHKEPFLWKMVRLRTNLEGRGPFTPPKSPTPRSPPAPAPTPTPGGDTVPQKDPRFHLYVRHYTPQPALFDYVDFHINVLLTRKCSVENVDK; encoded by the exons ATGGCTTCCGTGAATCGTTTGCTTCCACCGCCGCATGTTTTTTATACTGAACTACAAGAGCGAGCTGATTTAGCAGAAGAGCGTCGACACAAACGGTTCCTCGCAGTCCTACTATTGCAACGTTTTgcaagaggtttccttatcagAAAACACATCGCATGGTTGTCGCAGAATGCAACTATTATTCAATGCGCGTTCAGAGTCCACATTGCTCGCAAAGCTTACAGAATGGCTCTGAGAAGGGCTGTCCGACACAAACATGCCAAGCATTATGACCGAGCCGGTAAAATCATacag GCCCTCTGGCGCGGACATTATTCGAGGCGAACTAAATTTTGCTACCGATCATATCGCCGTTGGTTGGTCACGGTGACGGAGCGTGGTGAGAGACGAGTTGCAGAAGCTATCGAGTTCGGCATCAGAAGCAGAGCTGACGACCTGAGAATTCTAGAAGAAGAAGCACGTCAATGGCTTGCCTTTGTCGTGTTCAAACTACACCATTTATTGAGGACATACGTCTGTGCCGGAGTTTATTCCGAACCGGGGACAACACAACTATCTGAATTCGAGAAGCTCCTCAAATCTATCCATTACACGGATTACATGAAAAGATTGAAGCGTAAATATGATGAGTTCGTGAGAAAACACCGACCGGGTTTTTCCAATAAGAGGTTATTTCCAATAATAGGGGACGGATCGGACTATTGGTATTTATCTTTGGCCGAAATGTACGAATTGACGGCTCCGAGGCCAAAAAAAGAAGACACGCGACATTTAGCCAGGCATCATGGTGCTATCCATAAGGAGCCTTTTTTGTGGAAGATGGTAAGACTTCGAACTAATTTGGAAGGCAGAGGTCCTTTTACACCGCCGAAGTCTCCCACACCACGGTCGCCGCCCGCCCCAGCTCCCACGCCTACTCCAGGTGGAGACACAGTTCCGCAAAAGGATCCCCGATTCCACCTTTATGTCAGACATTACACACCACAACCAGCCTTGTTCGATTACGTCGATTTTCATATAAACGTGTTACTAACCAGGAAATGTTCGGTGGAGAAcgtcgataaataa